A DNA window from Centroberyx gerrardi isolate f3 chromosome 5, fCenGer3.hap1.cur.20231027, whole genome shotgun sequence contains the following coding sequences:
- the rab44 gene encoding uncharacterized protein rab44 isoform X1: protein MGSTRRMQHGRKQEGGTDNKDETKEGNLNTEVDMRNQESFEAELKTIVEAKCNTSDLHVVLEEREIDKGASDMTRADISTQSINQKEDINMGIQMGSNRQLDPFENTANEDVGGFFLTACKSAVIQITDNKEMIDNEPKTTEGRTTDSIPRSLHGEKGDEVTEEALKETKEMVVKLLVMETEEVSQTENTETSLNTMYKPDDVIKEEQEHQETIENITGEIQDQDIKKDEVDFEIVKSEDSGGTGEGDENAQTTIQEPNMSEEAHNIKIEIKNESEVSNPANRRKKMGSTRRNLRPKGEELHRKQEADNEKSEIAKNVGDAIMAESESSIKTLQLQMEHKDGDSEKEREKIFETMKECSHQSVLGIEENPETERHLTPSCLPSKSATFPEHDLLSESKSGGRRRKMGSNRKSRGHQHHEDPTECEDKITDAGDGRDLKSKTEESAIGTFEEVVTSYDKSGQKPSSSSSISSTGDPSRPVGVLSQRASEQETPNQLPGPEDHLVQAREKTHSLGFSKEGDLRPNCYNVVMVGNSNVGKTSFMKRVQSGMFSLDFCASVGIDTCMQSVRVDGKTVVLQLWDTAGQERFHSITRQVFHKAQAILLMYDVTSFQSFSDVRYWVSCIQEGAVENVIIILLGNKSDCAERQVQSHQGEVLAKDYNIDFMECSAATGENVMQSLETVARMLCQKSDTKEEGMVLRKEPQQRKKSGCC, encoded by the exons atgggTTCCACTCGCAGGATGCAACACGGTAGGAAACAAGAGGGAGGAACAGACAACAAAGATGAAACAAAGGAAGGCAACTTGAACACAGAAGTTGACATGAGAAATCAGGAGTCGTTTGAAGCCGAGTTGAAAACAATAGTTGAGGCTAAATGTAATACCAGTGACCTGCATGTGGTACTGGAAGAGAGGGAAATTGACAAAGGTGCATCAGACATGACCCGTGCAGATATTTCAACgcaatcaattaatcaaaaagAAGACATAAATATGGGTATTCAAATGGGGAGCAACAGACAGTTGGACCCATTTGAGAACACAGCTAACGAGGATGTTGGTGGCTTCTTTTTGACAGCCTGTAAATCAGCAGTAATCCAGATAACAGATAACAAAGAGATGATAGATAATGAGCCTAAAACTACTGAAGGAAGAACGACAGACTCAATTCCAAGAAGTCTACATGGTGAAAAAGGTGATGAAGTGACAGAGGAGGCACTCAAAGAAACTAAGGAAATGGTGGTGAAGTTATTAGTGATGGAAACTGAAGAGGTATCgcaaactgaaaacacagaaacatctttGAATACTATGTATAAACCCGATGATGTGATcaaagaagaacaagaacatcAGGAAACCATTGAAAACATCACTGGTGAAATACAGGACCAAGATATTAAAAAAGATGAGGTAGATTTTGAAATTGTGAAGTCTGAGGACAGCGGAGGAACTGGGGAAGGAGATGAGAATGCACAGACTACTATACAAGAACCAAACATGAGTGAAGAAGCTCACAATATAAAAATTGAGataaaaaatgaaagtgaaGTTTCCAATCcagcaaacaggagaaaaaagatGGGCTCCACTCGCAGGAATCTAAGACCCAAAGGGGAAGAATTGCATAGGAAACAGGAGGCAGATAATGAGAAGTCAGAGATCGCAAAGAATGTAGGAGATGCCATAATGGCTGAAAGTGAGTCGAGCATCAAAACATTACAACTTCAAATGGAACACAAAGATGGTGActctgagaaggagagagaaaaaatatttgaaacaaTGAAGGAGTGCAGCCACCAGTCAGTTTTGGGAATTGAAGAAAATCCTGAAACAGAGCGTCACTTAACTCCAAGTTGTCTCCCTTCAAAATCAGCCACTTTTCCTGAACATGATCTACTCTCAGAATCAAAatctggagggaggagaagaaaaatgggGTCTAACCGCAAGTCACGAGGACACCAACACCATGAAGACCCAACTGAGTGtgaggacaaaataacagatgcAGGAGATGGAAGAGATCTCAAAAGTAAGACAGAAGAAAGTGCCATCGGGACCTTTGAAGAG GTTGTCACTTCATATGATAAAAGTGGCCAGAAACCGTcatccagcagcagcatctcAAGTACTGGAGATCCCTCTAGGCCTGTAGGCGTCCTGAG TCAGAGGGCATCTGAACAAGAGACTCCAAATCAACTCCCAGGCCCTGAAGACCACCTGGTTCAAGCAAGAGAAAAGACACATTCCTTGG GTTTTTCCAAAGAAGGTGACCTCAGACCAAACTGCTATAATGTGGTGATGGTTGGAAATAGCAATGTGGGCAAGACCTCCTTCATGAAAAGGGTTCAAAGTgggatgttttctttagatttCTGCGCCTCTGTTG GTATTGATACATGCATGCAGTCTGTGAGAGTGGATGGGAAAACAGTCGTGCTACAGCTTTGGGATACAGCAGGTCAGGAAAG GTTTCACAGCATTACAAGACAGGTGTTCCATAAAGCCCAGGCAATTCTCTTGATGTACGACGTCACTTCCTTCCAGAGCTTCTCAGACGTCCGCTACTGGGTTAGCTGTATTCAG GAAGGGGCTGTAGAGAACGTGATCATAATACTTCTTGGGAATAAGAGTGACTGTGCAGAACGGCAGGTTCAATCTCATCAGGGGGAAGTCCTTGCGAAG GACTACAACATTGACTTCATGGAATGTAGTGCTgccacaggtgaaaatgtgatgcAGTCTTTGGAAACTGTGGCCAG GATGTTGTGTCAAAAATCTGACACAAAAGAGGAAGGCATGGTGTTACGCAAAGAGCCTCAACAGAGGAAGAAATCAGGCTGCTGCTGA
- the rab44 gene encoding uncharacterized protein rab44 isoform X2 translates to MGSTRRMQHGRKQEGGTDNKDETKEGNLNTEVDMRNQESFEAELKTIVEAKCNTSDLHVVLEEREIDKGASDMTRADISTQSINQKEDINMGIQMGSNRQLDPFENTANEDVGGFFLTACKSAVIQITDNKEMIDNEPKTTEGRTTDSIPRSLHGEKGDEVTEEALKETKEMVVKLLVMETEEVSQTENTETSLNTMYKPDDVIKEEQEHQETIENITGEIQDQDIKKDEVDFEIVKSEDSGGTGEGDENAQTTIQEPNMSEEAHNIKIEIKNESEVSNPANRRKKMGSTRRNLRPKGEELHRKQEADNEKSEIAKNVGDAIMAESESSIKTLQLQMEHKDGDSEKEREKIFETMKECSHQSVLGIEENPETERHLTPSCLPSKSATFPEHDLLSESKSGGRRRKMGSNRKSRGHQHHEDPTECEDKITDAGDGRDLKSKTEESAIGTFEEVVTSYDKSGQKPSSSSSISSTGDPSRPVGVLSQRASEQETPNQLPGPEDHLVQAREKTHSLGIDTCMQSVRVDGKTVVLQLWDTAGQERFHSITRQVFHKAQAILLMYDVTSFQSFSDVRYWVSCIQEGAVENVIIILLGNKSDCAERQVQSHQGEVLAKDYNIDFMECSAATGENVMQSLETVARMLCQKSDTKEEGMVLRKEPQQRKKSGCC, encoded by the exons atgggTTCCACTCGCAGGATGCAACACGGTAGGAAACAAGAGGGAGGAACAGACAACAAAGATGAAACAAAGGAAGGCAACTTGAACACAGAAGTTGACATGAGAAATCAGGAGTCGTTTGAAGCCGAGTTGAAAACAATAGTTGAGGCTAAATGTAATACCAGTGACCTGCATGTGGTACTGGAAGAGAGGGAAATTGACAAAGGTGCATCAGACATGACCCGTGCAGATATTTCAACgcaatcaattaatcaaaaagAAGACATAAATATGGGTATTCAAATGGGGAGCAACAGACAGTTGGACCCATTTGAGAACACAGCTAACGAGGATGTTGGTGGCTTCTTTTTGACAGCCTGTAAATCAGCAGTAATCCAGATAACAGATAACAAAGAGATGATAGATAATGAGCCTAAAACTACTGAAGGAAGAACGACAGACTCAATTCCAAGAAGTCTACATGGTGAAAAAGGTGATGAAGTGACAGAGGAGGCACTCAAAGAAACTAAGGAAATGGTGGTGAAGTTATTAGTGATGGAAACTGAAGAGGTATCgcaaactgaaaacacagaaacatctttGAATACTATGTATAAACCCGATGATGTGATcaaagaagaacaagaacatcAGGAAACCATTGAAAACATCACTGGTGAAATACAGGACCAAGATATTAAAAAAGATGAGGTAGATTTTGAAATTGTGAAGTCTGAGGACAGCGGAGGAACTGGGGAAGGAGATGAGAATGCACAGACTACTATACAAGAACCAAACATGAGTGAAGAAGCTCACAATATAAAAATTGAGataaaaaatgaaagtgaaGTTTCCAATCcagcaaacaggagaaaaaagatGGGCTCCACTCGCAGGAATCTAAGACCCAAAGGGGAAGAATTGCATAGGAAACAGGAGGCAGATAATGAGAAGTCAGAGATCGCAAAGAATGTAGGAGATGCCATAATGGCTGAAAGTGAGTCGAGCATCAAAACATTACAACTTCAAATGGAACACAAAGATGGTGActctgagaaggagagagaaaaaatatttgaaacaaTGAAGGAGTGCAGCCACCAGTCAGTTTTGGGAATTGAAGAAAATCCTGAAACAGAGCGTCACTTAACTCCAAGTTGTCTCCCTTCAAAATCAGCCACTTTTCCTGAACATGATCTACTCTCAGAATCAAAatctggagggaggagaagaaaaatgggGTCTAACCGCAAGTCACGAGGACACCAACACCATGAAGACCCAACTGAGTGtgaggacaaaataacagatgcAGGAGATGGAAGAGATCTCAAAAGTAAGACAGAAGAAAGTGCCATCGGGACCTTTGAAGAG GTTGTCACTTCATATGATAAAAGTGGCCAGAAACCGTcatccagcagcagcatctcAAGTACTGGAGATCCCTCTAGGCCTGTAGGCGTCCTGAG TCAGAGGGCATCTGAACAAGAGACTCCAAATCAACTCCCAGGCCCTGAAGACCACCTGGTTCAAGCAAGAGAAAAGACACATTCCTTGG GTATTGATACATGCATGCAGTCTGTGAGAGTGGATGGGAAAACAGTCGTGCTACAGCTTTGGGATACAGCAGGTCAGGAAAG GTTTCACAGCATTACAAGACAGGTGTTCCATAAAGCCCAGGCAATTCTCTTGATGTACGACGTCACTTCCTTCCAGAGCTTCTCAGACGTCCGCTACTGGGTTAGCTGTATTCAG GAAGGGGCTGTAGAGAACGTGATCATAATACTTCTTGGGAATAAGAGTGACTGTGCAGAACGGCAGGTTCAATCTCATCAGGGGGAAGTCCTTGCGAAG GACTACAACATTGACTTCATGGAATGTAGTGCTgccacaggtgaaaatgtgatgcAGTCTTTGGAAACTGTGGCCAG GATGTTGTGTCAAAAATCTGACACAAAAGAGGAAGGCATGGTGTTACGCAAAGAGCCTCAACAGAGGAAGAAATCAGGCTGCTGCTGA
- the trub2 gene encoding pseudouridylate synthase TRUB2, mitochondrial has product MATPSIRMFRRLEGLFCVYKPSGVHWKHVRDGIETSLLKSINATPSQPLPQAVRFLADPGGNEGASELTLSAASVPVLANHPLVSGPEFQHVRVGVGHRLDAFSSGVLVLGVGNGNKALNDLYKTRVTRDYTLEGEFGIATDDFSHTGRVVERSTYGHITQDKLERVLAMLQGANQKALLTYSNVDMRSQEAYEMAVQGLLGPEGKSAPVLTGLRCIRFQPPHFTLEVQCLNETQKYLRKILHEIGLELRSTAACKGVRRTRDGPFTLQDALTRHHWTASDVMRAIQQYHSSKKSKKKCFHTQTKDSTTQPKVENKKTASQQSEINEETAVNAMS; this is encoded by the exons ATGGCAACTCCATCTATTCGAATGTTTCGTAGGTTAGAGGGgctgttttgtgtctataaacCATCCGGTGTCCATTGGAAACACGTCCGAGACGGGATAGAGACAAGTCTTCTTAAAA GTATAAATGCGACCCCGTCGCAGCCCCTCCCTCAGGCTGTCCGGTTCTTGGCAGACCCAGGTGGGAATGAAGGAGCCAGTGAGCTCACCCTGTCTGCAGCCTCTGTGCCTGTGTTGGCCAACCATCCTCTGG TGAGTGGACCTGAATTCCAGCATGTTCGAGTTGGAGTAGGACATCGTCTGGATGCATTTTCTTCCGGTGTTCTAG TTCTTGGAGTTGGAAATGGAAACAAGGCTCTGAATGATCTCTACAAAACACGTGTGACAAGG GATTACACATTGGAGGGTGAATTTGGGATTGCAACAGATGATTTCTCCCACACAGGCCGTGTTGTGGAAAGATCCACCTATG GTCACATTACACAGGACAAGCTGGAGAGAGTCTTGGCCATGTTGCAGGGAGCCAATCAAAAGGCCTTATTAAC GTATTCCAACGTAGACATGCGCTCACAGGAAGCCTATGAGATGGCTGTGCAAGGTTTACTGGGTCCAGAGGGGAAATCCGCTCCTGTGTTGACAGGCTTGCGTTGCATACGCTTCCAGCCACCCCACTTCACCCTGG AGGTGCAGTGTCTGAATGAAACTCAAAAATATTTACGCAAAATCCTGCATGAGATAGGACTAGAGCTGCGCAGCACAGCGGCGTGTAAGGGAGTTCGCCGCACCCGGGACGGTCCCTTCACCCTGCAGGATGCCTTGACCCGTCACCACTGGACTGCTTCTGATGTCATGCGTGCCATTCAACAGTACCACTCCTctaaaaagagtaaaaaaaaatgcttccaCACACAGACCAAGGACTCAACTACACAACCGAAGGTAGAGAATAAAAAGACAGCCAGTCAACAAAGTGAAATCAATGAGGAAACAGCAGTCAATGCAATGAGCTAA
- the hdhd3 gene encoding haloacid dehalogenase-like hydrolase domain-containing protein 3, with translation MCKRLTGVMRGPLQWVLWDVKDTLLKVRASVGEQYCTEAERMGLSLSPAEVDAAFRQAYRHYSSRYPNYGVAQGLDGRAWWMGVVRDTFSHCRVQEPALLNTLAHNLYHNFCNPENWEVYPDSQKALESCSSLGLKLGVVSNFDSRLEGILRVCGLLSHFSFLITSEEAGVAKPNPDIFEQALQKCGIPATNVAHVGDHYVNDYLTSRSMGIHGYLLDRRDKYHQADVPREHRLRSLDELPSRLQQLMD, from the exons ATGTGCAAGAGGTTAACAG GTGTAATGCGCGGTCCTTTGCAGTGGGTGCTATGGGACGTGAAAGACACCCTCTTGAAGGTGCGAGCGTCTGTGGGAGAGCAGTACTGTACGGAGGCTGAGCGAATGGGCTTGAGCCTCAGTCCTGCAGAGGTCGATGCTGCCTTCCGCCAGGCCTATCGACACTATTCCAGCCGCTACCCAAATTATGGTGTCGCTCAGGGCCTGGATGGACGGGCCTGGTGGATGGGGGTGGTGCGGGACACTTTCTCCCACTGCAGGGTACAGGAACCAGCCCTGCTAAACACACTGGCTCACAACCTGTACCACAACTTCTGCAATCCAGAGAACTGGGAG GTATATCCAGACTCACAGAAGGCCCTTGAGAGTTGCTCTTCTCTGGGACTGAAGTTGGGTGTGGTGTCCAACTTCGATAGCCGCCTAGAAGGGATTTTACGTGTCTGTGGCCTCCTGTCTCACTTCAGCTTTCTGATCACATCAGAGGAAGCAGGTGTAGCCAAGCCCAACCCAGACATCTTTGAGCAGGCATTACAGAAGTGTGGTATACCAGCCACTAATGTAGCTCATGTCGGGGACCACTATGTCAACGATTACCTCACCTCTCGGTCTATGGGCATCCACGGCTACCTGCTAGACCGACGTGACAAGTATCACCAAGCTGATGTTCCTCGAGAGCATCGACTCCGCTCCCTGGACGAGCTTCCATCACGGCTTCAGCAGCTCATGGACTGA